The Euphorbia lathyris chromosome 2, ddEupLath1.1, whole genome shotgun sequence genome includes a window with the following:
- the LOC136220599 gene encoding uncharacterized protein isoform X2 produces MESEGQRTSTNPAAMLATLLGKREKLREELRSIEKQVYELETSYLQDSSHFGNVLKGFEGFLSSSKNTSNLKRSRKFQHEDRVFSLSSVTSPAATELGLGRDEGRSDLGSGRTKGGNITSNGPGKPKKGRTPVGSRDVKKIRPSEAEFDDEDDPDMSFR; encoded by the exons ATGGAATCAGAAG GGCAAAGAACCAGCACTAATCCAGCGGCCATGCTCGCTACTCTCCTCGGCAAGAGAGAAAAGCTTCGAGAAGAGCTCCGTAGCATTGAGAAACAG GTGTACGAGTTAGAGACCAGCTATCTACAAGATTCAAGCCATTTTGGGAATGTGCTCAAAGGTTTTGAAGGGTTTCTCTCTTCATCGAAAAATACCTCAAA TTTAAAAAGGTCCAGGAAATTTCAGCATGAAGATAGAGTTTTCTCACTATCATCAGTTACCTCACCAGCA GCTACAGAACTTGGATTAGGGCGTGATG AAGGAAGATCTGATCTTGGTTCAGGTCGGACGAAGGGTGGAAACATAACTTCGAACGGACC GGGGAAACCAAAGAAGGGAAGAACACCAGTGGGATCAAGAGATGTAAAGAAAATCAGACCAAGTGAAGCAGAAtttgatgatgaagatgatcCTGATATGAGCTTTAGATAA
- the LOC136220599 gene encoding uncharacterized protein isoform X1 translates to MPKNMSLGQRTSTNPAAMLATLLGKREKLREELRSIEKQVYELETSYLQDSSHFGNVLKGFEGFLSSSKNTSNLKRSRKFQHEDRVFSLSSVTSPAATELGLGRDEGRSDLGSGRTKGGNITSNGPGKPKKGRTPVGSRDVKKIRPSEAEFDDEDDPDMSFR, encoded by the exons ATGCCCAAAAATATGTCTTTAGGGCAAAGAACCAGCACTAATCCAGCGGCCATGCTCGCTACTCTCCTCGGCAAGAGAGAAAAGCTTCGAGAAGAGCTCCGTAGCATTGAGAAACAG GTGTACGAGTTAGAGACCAGCTATCTACAAGATTCAAGCCATTTTGGGAATGTGCTCAAAGGTTTTGAAGGGTTTCTCTCTTCATCGAAAAATACCTCAAA TTTAAAAAGGTCCAGGAAATTTCAGCATGAAGATAGAGTTTTCTCACTATCATCAGTTACCTCACCAGCA GCTACAGAACTTGGATTAGGGCGTGATG AAGGAAGATCTGATCTTGGTTCAGGTCGGACGAAGGGTGGAAACATAACTTCGAACGGACC GGGGAAACCAAAGAAGGGAAGAACACCAGTGGGATCAAGAGATGTAAAGAAAATCAGACCAAGTGAAGCAGAAtttgatgatgaagatgatcCTGATATGAGCTTTAGATAA